One Tenebrio molitor chromosome 2, icTenMoli1.1, whole genome shotgun sequence genomic region harbors:
- the LOC138122576 gene encoding inactive dipeptidyl peptidase 10 isoform X1, which translates to MANTVPDVKPVISTVSTIHAAPEGEMDALLLGRTRELVVSSPSERNWRGIFIALLVIVAVLGLIVFSIVLVSPPEEGPRSKGNKPSLEDIFVKLPPPARFNGTWLTESEFVYKDEHGGVTLYNADNLTTRIIMTNSTFRQYDAVDFRISSDLRFVLLICEVTKIYKHTTLAKYYIYEIQTRLRKPLSPRELDDKAPYLQHASWSPDGTAVVFVHNNDIYYKPKVEKDLVCRITNTGKLNILYNGVPDWLYENEILKTSHTVWFSPNSLYLLYITFNDTMVGEYKYPWYESGNPKVNYPKIKSFRFPTVDTPNPEVTVWMVNLTRPKYLFPVELKPTNSVEVGSYITSASFHGENNVAIIWLNRHQNVSVILTCKPQNSYNCTDFHIEKEHIGWTERIFHPVFSYNGNQALVRLPVKDGDNGHYMHACLLFNNNVIPLTHGAFELSRILAWDEQKNLIYALATNENAPGVRHLFKIGDTNSSQQWTCMTCQPKIDPNITSFFYPDYMNESMINNSLLANYACDFNNVIFSKSYKYYIQECLGPNIPVVFLVETATNTRLAVLDSSVKLRKKVKSLSAPQIKTIQVEIEFGYKAQVRLYLPPGLREYEELTFPLILLVDASPSSQTVSSKWELSWPWYLASTRSYIAAKIDARGSGFQGVKMRSEIQRRIGSIEVQDQLAVLTYLRDTFKFIDRTKICAVGTGYGGYVATMMLLQDFHQVINCSVSISPITNWKYYNSYFTEKYLGAPSKHLQEYDNADLTMRAGNLNERRFLLIHGTADTSVTPQHALLFARALVEQEVLFQQLVYPDERHRFSKKSLLHMYKEIDQFFNDSFGPVVDDWSDDSSFFIR; encoded by the exons GAATTGGTGGTCAGTTCGCCAAGCGAAAGGAATTGGAGAGGCATCTTCATAGCCCTTCTAGTGATAGTCGCCGTTCTTGGCCTAATCGTTTTCAGTATTGTACTGGTGTCTCCGCCTGAAGAAGGGCCTAGGAGTAAAGGCAACAAACCTTCCCTGGAAGACATCTTCGTCAAGCTTCCACCCCCGGCCAGGTTCAACGGGACTTGGCTCACAG AATCCGAGTTTGTGTACAAAGACGAACATGGAGGGGTTACTTTATACAACGCCGACAACTTAACCACCAGAATAATAATGACAAACTCAACTTTT AGACAATACGACGCGGTGGATTTCAGGATTTCAAGCGACCTCAGATTCGTACTCCTCATATGCGAAGTAACAAAGATCTACAAGCACACGACTCTTGCGAAATATTACATTTACGAAATACAAACTAG GCTAAGGAAACCCTTGTCGCCGAGAGAGCTAGACGACAAAGCTCCGTACTTGCAGCACGCCTCGTGGTCACCCGACGGGACAGCGGTGGTTTTTGTCCACAACAACGACATCTACTACAAGCCCAAAGTGGAGAAGGATCTGGTGTGCAGGATAACCAACACCGGTaaactaaatattttgtaCAACGGAGTTCCAGATTGGTTGTACGAAAATGAGATACTCAAGACCTCTCACACTGTGTGGTTCTCGCCGAACAGCTTGTACCTGCTGTACATCACCTTCAATGACACAATGGTGGGAGAGTACAAATACCCTTGGTACGAGAGCGGCAACCCCAAAGTGAACTACCCAAAGATCAAGTCGTTCAGATTCCCGACG GTGGATACTCCCAATCCCGAAGTTACCGTCTGGATGGTCAATTTAACCAGACCGAAGTATCTGTTCCCTGTGGAGTTAAAGCCGACGAACAGTGTGGAAGTTGGAAGTTACATAACTAGCGCCAGTTTCCACGGGGAAAACAACGTCGCAATTATCTGGCTGAACCGTCATCAGAATGTTTCAGTGATTCTGACATGTAAGCCCCAAAACAGCTATAACTGCACTGAC TTTCACATCGAAAAGGAACACATCGGATGGACTGAAAGGATTTTCCATCCGGTCTTCTCTTACAATGGAAACCAGGCTCTAGTGAGGCTGCCGGTGAAAGACGGCGATAATGGTCATTATATGCACGCCTGTCTACTCTTCAACAACAACGTCATCCCCTTGACTCACGGGGCTTTCGAACTGAGCCGCATCTTAGCCTGGGACGAGCAGAAAAACCTAAT ATACGCCTTAGCAACGAACGAGAACGCCCCAGGGGTCCGACACCTCTTCAAAATCGGAGACACTAATTCTTCCCAACAATGGACCTGCATGACCTGCCAACCCAAGATCGACCCCAACATAACTTCCTTCTTCTACCCGGATTACATGAACGAGTCGATGATCAACAACAGTCTGCTTGCAAACTACGCGTGCGACTTCAACAACGTCATCTTCAGCAAAAGCTACAAATACTACATACAAGAATGTCTGGGACCAAACATTCCCGTAGTTTTTCTAGTGGAAACCGCCACAAACACGAGACTCGCAGTCTTGGACTCGAGCGTCAAGTTGAGGAAAAAGGTGAAAAGCCTGTCCGCGCCGCAAATCAAAACGATACAAGTGGAGATAGAGTTCGGATACAAAGCTCAAGTGAGGCTGTACTTACCACCGGGCTTACGCGAATACGAAGAGCTCACGTTTCCTCTAATTCTCTTGGT GGACGCTTCGCCTTCCTCTCAAACAGTCTCTTCCAAGTGGGAACTCTCCTGGCCCTGGTACTTGGCGAGCACCAGGAGCTACATCGCCGCAAAGATCGACGCTCGAGGGTCGGGCTTCCAAGGAGTCAAGATGAGGAGCGAGATCCAGCGCAGGATAGGGTCGATTGAAGTGCAGGATCAACTGGCGGTCCTTACCTACTTGAGAGACACTTTCAAGTTCATAGACAGGACGAAAATTTGTGCAGTCGGGACAGGATACGGCGGTTACGTTGCCACGATGATGCTCCTGCAAGACTTCCACCAAGTGATCAATTGCTCTGTCAGTATTTCGCCGATTACAAACTGGAAATATTACA ATTCCTACTTTACGGAGAAGTACCTGGGGGCTCCTTCCAAGCACCTCCAAGAGTACGACAACGCCGATTTGACTATGAGAGCTGGTAATTTAAACGAACGCCGATTTTTGCTGATCCACGGGACTGCAGACACGTCTGTGACGCCACAACACGCGTTGTTGTTCGCGAGAGCTCTCGTCGAACAAGAAGTCTTGTTTCAGCAACTG GTTTACCCGGACGAACGTCATCGCTTTTCGAAAAAATCTCTTCTCCATATGTACAAAGAAattgatcaattttttaacgaTTCTTTTGGACCTGTAGTGGACGATTGGAGCGACGATTCCAGTTTTTTTATACGATAA
- the LOC138122576 gene encoding inactive dipeptidyl peptidase 10 isoform X4, whose amino-acid sequence MNTVQSTGTGGHGCSKKDQRNEELVVSSPSERNWRGIFIALLVIVAVLGLIVFSIVLVSPPEEGPRSKGNKPSLEDIFVKLPPPARFNGTWLTESEFVYKDEHGGVTLYNADNLTTRIIMTNSTFRQYDAVDFRISSDLRFVLLICEVTKIYKHTTLAKYYIYEIQTRLRKPLSPRELDDKAPYLQHASWSPDGTAVVFVHNNDIYYKPKVEKDLVCRITNTGKLNILYNGVPDWLYENEILKTSHTVWFSPNSLYLLYITFNDTMVGEYKYPWYESGNPKVNYPKIKSFRFPTVDTPNPEVTVWMVNLTRPKYLFPVELKPTNSVEVGSYITSASFHGENNVAIIWLNRHQNVSVILTCKPQNSYNCTDFHIEKEHIGWTERIFHPVFSYNGNQALVRLPVKDGDNGHYMHACLLFNNNVIPLTHGAFELSRILAWDEQKNLIYALATNENAPGVRHLFKIGDTNSSQQWTCMTCQPKIDPNITSFFYPDYMNESMINNSLLANYACDFNNVIFSKSYKYYIQECLGPNIPVVFLVETATNTRLAVLDSSVKLRKKVKSLSAPQIKTIQVEIEFGYKAQVRLYLPPGLREYEELTFPLILLVDASPSSQTVSSKWELSWPWYLASTRSYIAAKIDARGSGFQGVKMRSEIQRRIGSIEVQDQLAVLTYLRDTFKFIDRTKICAVGTGYGGYVATMMLLQDFHQVINCSVSISPITNWKYYNSYFTEKYLGAPSKHLQEYDNADLTMRAGNLNERRFLLIHGTADTSVTPQHALLFARALVEQEVLFQQLVYPDERHRFSKKSLLHMYKEIDQFFNDSFGPVVDDWSDDSSFFIR is encoded by the exons ATGAACACCGTGCAGAGTACTGGCACGGGAGGACATGGCTGCAGCAAGAAGGACCAACGGAACGAG GAATTGGTGGTCAGTTCGCCAAGCGAAAGGAATTGGAGAGGCATCTTCATAGCCCTTCTAGTGATAGTCGCCGTTCTTGGCCTAATCGTTTTCAGTATTGTACTGGTGTCTCCGCCTGAAGAAGGGCCTAGGAGTAAAGGCAACAAACCTTCCCTGGAAGACATCTTCGTCAAGCTTCCACCCCCGGCCAGGTTCAACGGGACTTGGCTCACAG AATCCGAGTTTGTGTACAAAGACGAACATGGAGGGGTTACTTTATACAACGCCGACAACTTAACCACCAGAATAATAATGACAAACTCAACTTTT AGACAATACGACGCGGTGGATTTCAGGATTTCAAGCGACCTCAGATTCGTACTCCTCATATGCGAAGTAACAAAGATCTACAAGCACACGACTCTTGCGAAATATTACATTTACGAAATACAAACTAG GCTAAGGAAACCCTTGTCGCCGAGAGAGCTAGACGACAAAGCTCCGTACTTGCAGCACGCCTCGTGGTCACCCGACGGGACAGCGGTGGTTTTTGTCCACAACAACGACATCTACTACAAGCCCAAAGTGGAGAAGGATCTGGTGTGCAGGATAACCAACACCGGTaaactaaatattttgtaCAACGGAGTTCCAGATTGGTTGTACGAAAATGAGATACTCAAGACCTCTCACACTGTGTGGTTCTCGCCGAACAGCTTGTACCTGCTGTACATCACCTTCAATGACACAATGGTGGGAGAGTACAAATACCCTTGGTACGAGAGCGGCAACCCCAAAGTGAACTACCCAAAGATCAAGTCGTTCAGATTCCCGACG GTGGATACTCCCAATCCCGAAGTTACCGTCTGGATGGTCAATTTAACCAGACCGAAGTATCTGTTCCCTGTGGAGTTAAAGCCGACGAACAGTGTGGAAGTTGGAAGTTACATAACTAGCGCCAGTTTCCACGGGGAAAACAACGTCGCAATTATCTGGCTGAACCGTCATCAGAATGTTTCAGTGATTCTGACATGTAAGCCCCAAAACAGCTATAACTGCACTGAC TTTCACATCGAAAAGGAACACATCGGATGGACTGAAAGGATTTTCCATCCGGTCTTCTCTTACAATGGAAACCAGGCTCTAGTGAGGCTGCCGGTGAAAGACGGCGATAATGGTCATTATATGCACGCCTGTCTACTCTTCAACAACAACGTCATCCCCTTGACTCACGGGGCTTTCGAACTGAGCCGCATCTTAGCCTGGGACGAGCAGAAAAACCTAAT ATACGCCTTAGCAACGAACGAGAACGCCCCAGGGGTCCGACACCTCTTCAAAATCGGAGACACTAATTCTTCCCAACAATGGACCTGCATGACCTGCCAACCCAAGATCGACCCCAACATAACTTCCTTCTTCTACCCGGATTACATGAACGAGTCGATGATCAACAACAGTCTGCTTGCAAACTACGCGTGCGACTTCAACAACGTCATCTTCAGCAAAAGCTACAAATACTACATACAAGAATGTCTGGGACCAAACATTCCCGTAGTTTTTCTAGTGGAAACCGCCACAAACACGAGACTCGCAGTCTTGGACTCGAGCGTCAAGTTGAGGAAAAAGGTGAAAAGCCTGTCCGCGCCGCAAATCAAAACGATACAAGTGGAGATAGAGTTCGGATACAAAGCTCAAGTGAGGCTGTACTTACCACCGGGCTTACGCGAATACGAAGAGCTCACGTTTCCTCTAATTCTCTTGGT GGACGCTTCGCCTTCCTCTCAAACAGTCTCTTCCAAGTGGGAACTCTCCTGGCCCTGGTACTTGGCGAGCACCAGGAGCTACATCGCCGCAAAGATCGACGCTCGAGGGTCGGGCTTCCAAGGAGTCAAGATGAGGAGCGAGATCCAGCGCAGGATAGGGTCGATTGAAGTGCAGGATCAACTGGCGGTCCTTACCTACTTGAGAGACACTTTCAAGTTCATAGACAGGACGAAAATTTGTGCAGTCGGGACAGGATACGGCGGTTACGTTGCCACGATGATGCTCCTGCAAGACTTCCACCAAGTGATCAATTGCTCTGTCAGTATTTCGCCGATTACAAACTGGAAATATTACA ATTCCTACTTTACGGAGAAGTACCTGGGGGCTCCTTCCAAGCACCTCCAAGAGTACGACAACGCCGATTTGACTATGAGAGCTGGTAATTTAAACGAACGCCGATTTTTGCTGATCCACGGGACTGCAGACACGTCTGTGACGCCACAACACGCGTTGTTGTTCGCGAGAGCTCTCGTCGAACAAGAAGTCTTGTTTCAGCAACTG GTTTACCCGGACGAACGTCATCGCTTTTCGAAAAAATCTCTTCTCCATATGTACAAAGAAattgatcaattttttaacgaTTCTTTTGGACCTGTAGTGGACGATTGGAGCGACGATTCCAGTTTTTTTATACGATAA
- the LOC138122576 gene encoding inactive dipeptidyl peptidase 10 isoform X2, producing the protein MTVEPKTKPEDKPAKFNSKPCKGVRIAASYAYVEELVVSSPSERNWRGIFIALLVIVAVLGLIVFSIVLVSPPEEGPRSKGNKPSLEDIFVKLPPPARFNGTWLTESEFVYKDEHGGVTLYNADNLTTRIIMTNSTFRQYDAVDFRISSDLRFVLLICEVTKIYKHTTLAKYYIYEIQTRLRKPLSPRELDDKAPYLQHASWSPDGTAVVFVHNNDIYYKPKVEKDLVCRITNTGKLNILYNGVPDWLYENEILKTSHTVWFSPNSLYLLYITFNDTMVGEYKYPWYESGNPKVNYPKIKSFRFPTVDTPNPEVTVWMVNLTRPKYLFPVELKPTNSVEVGSYITSASFHGENNVAIIWLNRHQNVSVILTCKPQNSYNCTDFHIEKEHIGWTERIFHPVFSYNGNQALVRLPVKDGDNGHYMHACLLFNNNVIPLTHGAFELSRILAWDEQKNLIYALATNENAPGVRHLFKIGDTNSSQQWTCMTCQPKIDPNITSFFYPDYMNESMINNSLLANYACDFNNVIFSKSYKYYIQECLGPNIPVVFLVETATNTRLAVLDSSVKLRKKVKSLSAPQIKTIQVEIEFGYKAQVRLYLPPGLREYEELTFPLILLVDASPSSQTVSSKWELSWPWYLASTRSYIAAKIDARGSGFQGVKMRSEIQRRIGSIEVQDQLAVLTYLRDTFKFIDRTKICAVGTGYGGYVATMMLLQDFHQVINCSVSISPITNWKYYNSYFTEKYLGAPSKHLQEYDNADLTMRAGNLNERRFLLIHGTADTSVTPQHALLFARALVEQEVLFQQLVYPDERHRFSKKSLLHMYKEIDQFFNDSFGPVVDDWSDDSSFFIR; encoded by the exons ATGACCGTCGAACCTAAGACTAAGCCTGAAGACAAGCCAGccaaatttaattctaaacCGTGTAAGGGAGTCAGAATCGCCGCCTCATACGCCTACGTTGAG GAATTGGTGGTCAGTTCGCCAAGCGAAAGGAATTGGAGAGGCATCTTCATAGCCCTTCTAGTGATAGTCGCCGTTCTTGGCCTAATCGTTTTCAGTATTGTACTGGTGTCTCCGCCTGAAGAAGGGCCTAGGAGTAAAGGCAACAAACCTTCCCTGGAAGACATCTTCGTCAAGCTTCCACCCCCGGCCAGGTTCAACGGGACTTGGCTCACAG AATCCGAGTTTGTGTACAAAGACGAACATGGAGGGGTTACTTTATACAACGCCGACAACTTAACCACCAGAATAATAATGACAAACTCAACTTTT AGACAATACGACGCGGTGGATTTCAGGATTTCAAGCGACCTCAGATTCGTACTCCTCATATGCGAAGTAACAAAGATCTACAAGCACACGACTCTTGCGAAATATTACATTTACGAAATACAAACTAG GCTAAGGAAACCCTTGTCGCCGAGAGAGCTAGACGACAAAGCTCCGTACTTGCAGCACGCCTCGTGGTCACCCGACGGGACAGCGGTGGTTTTTGTCCACAACAACGACATCTACTACAAGCCCAAAGTGGAGAAGGATCTGGTGTGCAGGATAACCAACACCGGTaaactaaatattttgtaCAACGGAGTTCCAGATTGGTTGTACGAAAATGAGATACTCAAGACCTCTCACACTGTGTGGTTCTCGCCGAACAGCTTGTACCTGCTGTACATCACCTTCAATGACACAATGGTGGGAGAGTACAAATACCCTTGGTACGAGAGCGGCAACCCCAAAGTGAACTACCCAAAGATCAAGTCGTTCAGATTCCCGACG GTGGATACTCCCAATCCCGAAGTTACCGTCTGGATGGTCAATTTAACCAGACCGAAGTATCTGTTCCCTGTGGAGTTAAAGCCGACGAACAGTGTGGAAGTTGGAAGTTACATAACTAGCGCCAGTTTCCACGGGGAAAACAACGTCGCAATTATCTGGCTGAACCGTCATCAGAATGTTTCAGTGATTCTGACATGTAAGCCCCAAAACAGCTATAACTGCACTGAC TTTCACATCGAAAAGGAACACATCGGATGGACTGAAAGGATTTTCCATCCGGTCTTCTCTTACAATGGAAACCAGGCTCTAGTGAGGCTGCCGGTGAAAGACGGCGATAATGGTCATTATATGCACGCCTGTCTACTCTTCAACAACAACGTCATCCCCTTGACTCACGGGGCTTTCGAACTGAGCCGCATCTTAGCCTGGGACGAGCAGAAAAACCTAAT ATACGCCTTAGCAACGAACGAGAACGCCCCAGGGGTCCGACACCTCTTCAAAATCGGAGACACTAATTCTTCCCAACAATGGACCTGCATGACCTGCCAACCCAAGATCGACCCCAACATAACTTCCTTCTTCTACCCGGATTACATGAACGAGTCGATGATCAACAACAGTCTGCTTGCAAACTACGCGTGCGACTTCAACAACGTCATCTTCAGCAAAAGCTACAAATACTACATACAAGAATGTCTGGGACCAAACATTCCCGTAGTTTTTCTAGTGGAAACCGCCACAAACACGAGACTCGCAGTCTTGGACTCGAGCGTCAAGTTGAGGAAAAAGGTGAAAAGCCTGTCCGCGCCGCAAATCAAAACGATACAAGTGGAGATAGAGTTCGGATACAAAGCTCAAGTGAGGCTGTACTTACCACCGGGCTTACGCGAATACGAAGAGCTCACGTTTCCTCTAATTCTCTTGGT GGACGCTTCGCCTTCCTCTCAAACAGTCTCTTCCAAGTGGGAACTCTCCTGGCCCTGGTACTTGGCGAGCACCAGGAGCTACATCGCCGCAAAGATCGACGCTCGAGGGTCGGGCTTCCAAGGAGTCAAGATGAGGAGCGAGATCCAGCGCAGGATAGGGTCGATTGAAGTGCAGGATCAACTGGCGGTCCTTACCTACTTGAGAGACACTTTCAAGTTCATAGACAGGACGAAAATTTGTGCAGTCGGGACAGGATACGGCGGTTACGTTGCCACGATGATGCTCCTGCAAGACTTCCACCAAGTGATCAATTGCTCTGTCAGTATTTCGCCGATTACAAACTGGAAATATTACA ATTCCTACTTTACGGAGAAGTACCTGGGGGCTCCTTCCAAGCACCTCCAAGAGTACGACAACGCCGATTTGACTATGAGAGCTGGTAATTTAAACGAACGCCGATTTTTGCTGATCCACGGGACTGCAGACACGTCTGTGACGCCACAACACGCGTTGTTGTTCGCGAGAGCTCTCGTCGAACAAGAAGTCTTGTTTCAGCAACTG GTTTACCCGGACGAACGTCATCGCTTTTCGAAAAAATCTCTTCTCCATATGTACAAAGAAattgatcaattttttaacgaTTCTTTTGGACCTGTAGTGGACGATTGGAGCGACGATTCCAGTTTTTTTATACGATAA
- the LOC138122576 gene encoding inactive dipeptidyl peptidase 10 isoform X3 — MQTNVHIDTKNLGPSPEHRIKGSGQQRTIEELVVSSPSERNWRGIFIALLVIVAVLGLIVFSIVLVSPPEEGPRSKGNKPSLEDIFVKLPPPARFNGTWLTESEFVYKDEHGGVTLYNADNLTTRIIMTNSTFRQYDAVDFRISSDLRFVLLICEVTKIYKHTTLAKYYIYEIQTRLRKPLSPRELDDKAPYLQHASWSPDGTAVVFVHNNDIYYKPKVEKDLVCRITNTGKLNILYNGVPDWLYENEILKTSHTVWFSPNSLYLLYITFNDTMVGEYKYPWYESGNPKVNYPKIKSFRFPTVDTPNPEVTVWMVNLTRPKYLFPVELKPTNSVEVGSYITSASFHGENNVAIIWLNRHQNVSVILTCKPQNSYNCTDFHIEKEHIGWTERIFHPVFSYNGNQALVRLPVKDGDNGHYMHACLLFNNNVIPLTHGAFELSRILAWDEQKNLIYALATNENAPGVRHLFKIGDTNSSQQWTCMTCQPKIDPNITSFFYPDYMNESMINNSLLANYACDFNNVIFSKSYKYYIQECLGPNIPVVFLVETATNTRLAVLDSSVKLRKKVKSLSAPQIKTIQVEIEFGYKAQVRLYLPPGLREYEELTFPLILLVDASPSSQTVSSKWELSWPWYLASTRSYIAAKIDARGSGFQGVKMRSEIQRRIGSIEVQDQLAVLTYLRDTFKFIDRTKICAVGTGYGGYVATMMLLQDFHQVINCSVSISPITNWKYYNSYFTEKYLGAPSKHLQEYDNADLTMRAGNLNERRFLLIHGTADTSVTPQHALLFARALVEQEVLFQQLVYPDERHRFSKKSLLHMYKEIDQFFNDSFGPVVDDWSDDSSFFIR; from the exons GAATTGGTGGTCAGTTCGCCAAGCGAAAGGAATTGGAGAGGCATCTTCATAGCCCTTCTAGTGATAGTCGCCGTTCTTGGCCTAATCGTTTTCAGTATTGTACTGGTGTCTCCGCCTGAAGAAGGGCCTAGGAGTAAAGGCAACAAACCTTCCCTGGAAGACATCTTCGTCAAGCTTCCACCCCCGGCCAGGTTCAACGGGACTTGGCTCACAG AATCCGAGTTTGTGTACAAAGACGAACATGGAGGGGTTACTTTATACAACGCCGACAACTTAACCACCAGAATAATAATGACAAACTCAACTTTT AGACAATACGACGCGGTGGATTTCAGGATTTCAAGCGACCTCAGATTCGTACTCCTCATATGCGAAGTAACAAAGATCTACAAGCACACGACTCTTGCGAAATATTACATTTACGAAATACAAACTAG GCTAAGGAAACCCTTGTCGCCGAGAGAGCTAGACGACAAAGCTCCGTACTTGCAGCACGCCTCGTGGTCACCCGACGGGACAGCGGTGGTTTTTGTCCACAACAACGACATCTACTACAAGCCCAAAGTGGAGAAGGATCTGGTGTGCAGGATAACCAACACCGGTaaactaaatattttgtaCAACGGAGTTCCAGATTGGTTGTACGAAAATGAGATACTCAAGACCTCTCACACTGTGTGGTTCTCGCCGAACAGCTTGTACCTGCTGTACATCACCTTCAATGACACAATGGTGGGAGAGTACAAATACCCTTGGTACGAGAGCGGCAACCCCAAAGTGAACTACCCAAAGATCAAGTCGTTCAGATTCCCGACG GTGGATACTCCCAATCCCGAAGTTACCGTCTGGATGGTCAATTTAACCAGACCGAAGTATCTGTTCCCTGTGGAGTTAAAGCCGACGAACAGTGTGGAAGTTGGAAGTTACATAACTAGCGCCAGTTTCCACGGGGAAAACAACGTCGCAATTATCTGGCTGAACCGTCATCAGAATGTTTCAGTGATTCTGACATGTAAGCCCCAAAACAGCTATAACTGCACTGAC TTTCACATCGAAAAGGAACACATCGGATGGACTGAAAGGATTTTCCATCCGGTCTTCTCTTACAATGGAAACCAGGCTCTAGTGAGGCTGCCGGTGAAAGACGGCGATAATGGTCATTATATGCACGCCTGTCTACTCTTCAACAACAACGTCATCCCCTTGACTCACGGGGCTTTCGAACTGAGCCGCATCTTAGCCTGGGACGAGCAGAAAAACCTAAT ATACGCCTTAGCAACGAACGAGAACGCCCCAGGGGTCCGACACCTCTTCAAAATCGGAGACACTAATTCTTCCCAACAATGGACCTGCATGACCTGCCAACCCAAGATCGACCCCAACATAACTTCCTTCTTCTACCCGGATTACATGAACGAGTCGATGATCAACAACAGTCTGCTTGCAAACTACGCGTGCGACTTCAACAACGTCATCTTCAGCAAAAGCTACAAATACTACATACAAGAATGTCTGGGACCAAACATTCCCGTAGTTTTTCTAGTGGAAACCGCCACAAACACGAGACTCGCAGTCTTGGACTCGAGCGTCAAGTTGAGGAAAAAGGTGAAAAGCCTGTCCGCGCCGCAAATCAAAACGATACAAGTGGAGATAGAGTTCGGATACAAAGCTCAAGTGAGGCTGTACTTACCACCGGGCTTACGCGAATACGAAGAGCTCACGTTTCCTCTAATTCTCTTGGT GGACGCTTCGCCTTCCTCTCAAACAGTCTCTTCCAAGTGGGAACTCTCCTGGCCCTGGTACTTGGCGAGCACCAGGAGCTACATCGCCGCAAAGATCGACGCTCGAGGGTCGGGCTTCCAAGGAGTCAAGATGAGGAGCGAGATCCAGCGCAGGATAGGGTCGATTGAAGTGCAGGATCAACTGGCGGTCCTTACCTACTTGAGAGACACTTTCAAGTTCATAGACAGGACGAAAATTTGTGCAGTCGGGACAGGATACGGCGGTTACGTTGCCACGATGATGCTCCTGCAAGACTTCCACCAAGTGATCAATTGCTCTGTCAGTATTTCGCCGATTACAAACTGGAAATATTACA ATTCCTACTTTACGGAGAAGTACCTGGGGGCTCCTTCCAAGCACCTCCAAGAGTACGACAACGCCGATTTGACTATGAGAGCTGGTAATTTAAACGAACGCCGATTTTTGCTGATCCACGGGACTGCAGACACGTCTGTGACGCCACAACACGCGTTGTTGTTCGCGAGAGCTCTCGTCGAACAAGAAGTCTTGTTTCAGCAACTG GTTTACCCGGACGAACGTCATCGCTTTTCGAAAAAATCTCTTCTCCATATGTACAAAGAAattgatcaattttttaacgaTTCTTTTGGACCTGTAGTGGACGATTGGAGCGACGATTCCAGTTTTTTTATACGATAA